In Duganella zoogloeoides, a single genomic region encodes these proteins:
- a CDS encoding alpha-D-glucose phosphate-specific phosphoglucomutase → MSIQTITTQPISGQRPGTSGLRKKVTVFQQAGYLENFVQSVFDTLGDVAGKTLVVGGDGRYHNREAIQVILRMAAAHGYARVLVGQGGVLSTPAVSCVIRKHGAAGGIVLSASHNPGGPDGDFGIKYNIANGGPAPESITEAIYARTEAITAYRISDAPAVDLNVLGTSHIEQTEIVVIDSVADYAELMQELFDFDAIRKLFGGGFRMCFDGMSAVSGPYAKAIIEGMLGAPAGTVINGEPLEDFGGLHPDPNPVNAAQLIEIMAADDAPDFGAASDGDGDRNMIVGRKFDVTPSDSLAVLAANATVAPGYRAGLKGIARSMPTSQASDRVAAALGIPSFETPTGWKFFGNLLDAGQATLCGEESYGTGSDHIREKDGLWAVLFWLNLLAATGKSVEELVSEHWARFGRNYYSRHDYEAVETKGANELMDSLRIKLATLQGADLGAYVVDFADDFEYTDPIDGSVSKKQGIRIVMTNGSRIVFRLSGTGTEGATLRVYLERYEADPELHHLPTQQALSALILLAEQVAGIEGWTGRARPTVTT, encoded by the coding sequence ATGAGCATTCAAACCATCACCACCCAACCGATTTCCGGCCAGCGTCCCGGCACGTCCGGCCTGCGCAAGAAAGTCACCGTCTTCCAGCAGGCGGGCTACCTCGAAAACTTCGTGCAAAGCGTGTTCGACACGCTCGGCGACGTCGCCGGCAAAACGCTGGTGGTCGGCGGCGATGGCCGCTACCACAACCGCGAAGCGATCCAGGTCATCCTGCGCATGGCGGCGGCCCACGGCTACGCCAGGGTGCTGGTCGGCCAGGGCGGCGTGCTGTCCACCCCGGCGGTGAGCTGCGTGATCCGCAAGCACGGCGCGGCTGGCGGCATCGTGCTGTCGGCCAGCCACAATCCCGGTGGCCCGGACGGCGACTTCGGCATCAAGTACAACATTGCCAACGGCGGACCCGCTCCCGAGAGCATCACCGAAGCGATCTACGCCCGCACCGAGGCGATTACCGCGTACCGCATCAGCGACGCGCCGGCCGTGGACCTGAACGTGCTCGGTACTTCGCACATCGAGCAGACCGAGATCGTCGTGATCGACTCGGTGGCCGACTACGCGGAGCTGATGCAGGAACTGTTCGACTTCGACGCCATCCGCAAGCTGTTCGGCGGCGGTTTCCGCATGTGCTTTGACGGCATGTCCGCCGTCTCCGGTCCGTACGCCAAGGCCATCATCGAAGGCATGCTGGGCGCACCAGCCGGCACCGTCATCAACGGCGAACCACTGGAAGACTTCGGCGGCCTGCACCCGGACCCGAACCCGGTCAACGCCGCCCAGCTGATCGAGATCATGGCGGCCGATGACGCACCCGATTTCGGCGCCGCCTCCGACGGCGACGGCGACCGCAACATGATCGTGGGCCGCAAGTTCGACGTTACGCCATCGGACAGCCTGGCGGTGCTGGCTGCCAACGCCACCGTGGCGCCAGGCTACCGCGCCGGGCTGAAAGGCATCGCCCGCTCGATGCCGACGTCGCAGGCCTCGGACCGCGTGGCAGCAGCGCTTGGCATCCCGAGCTTCGAGACACCGACCGGCTGGAAATTCTTCGGCAACCTGCTCGACGCCGGCCAGGCCACCCTGTGCGGCGAAGAGAGCTACGGCACCGGTTCCGATCACATCCGCGAAAAGGATGGCCTGTGGGCCGTGCTGTTCTGGCTCAACCTGCTGGCCGCGACTGGCAAGTCGGTGGAAGAACTGGTGAGCGAACACTGGGCGCGCTTCGGCCGCAACTACTACTCGCGCCACGACTACGAGGCAGTGGAAACCAAGGGCGCCAATGAACTGATGGATTCGCTGCGCATCAAGCTGGCGACGCTGCAGGGCGCGGACCTGGGCGCCTACGTGGTCGATTTCGCCGACGATTTCGAGTACACCGATCCGATCGACGGTTCGGTGTCGAAAAAGCAGGGCATCCGCATCGTGATGACCAACGGCTCGCGCATCGTGTTCCGCCTGTCGGGCACCGGTACCGAAGGCGCCACCCTGCGCGTGTACCTGGAACGCTACGAAGCCGATCCCGAACTGCACCACCTGCCTACCCAGCAGGCCCTCTCGGCCCTGATCCTGCTTGCCGAACAGGTGGCCGGCATCGAGGGCTGGACCGGACGCGCGCGTCCGACCGTCACCACGTAA
- a CDS encoding MFS transporter: MHSHLRKPILSFWQLWNMSFGFFGIQFGFALQNANTSRIFSTLGADPDNLSLYWLAAPVTGLLVQPIIGYLSDNTWHPTWGRRRPFFFLGALFASIALFLMPHSSALWMAVAVLWMLDGAINVSMEPFRAFVGDKLGPSQQTAGFAMQTFFIGWGAVIASLLPTIFEDYLGVSNVAVAGAIPDTVRYSFYAGGAIYMSAVLWTVLTAQELPPDDMEAFRAEQRRNKGLLHAIKEILAGFGGMPKTMVQLAAVQFFTWIGLFAMWIYTNVAIGKNVFGTTDAQSAAFQAAGSHVGVMFAVYSGVAALAAFVLPVLARHTSRKFTHTLCLAIGGISLISLFAVHDVQLSYLPMVGVGIAWASILTMPYAILAGALPPKRMGYYMGVFNFFIVIPQIVSGLLLGFVTKYLFMGEAVKTLMLGGVCMLVAAILTLAVQDNAAPER; encoded by the coding sequence ATGCACTCACACCTCAGGAAGCCCATATTGTCGTTCTGGCAGTTGTGGAATATGAGCTTCGGCTTTTTCGGCATTCAATTCGGCTTCGCGCTGCAAAACGCCAACACCAGCCGGATCTTTTCCACCCTCGGCGCCGACCCCGACAACCTGTCGCTGTACTGGCTGGCCGCGCCGGTCACGGGCCTCTTGGTGCAGCCCATCATCGGCTACCTGAGCGACAACACCTGGCACCCGACCTGGGGCCGGCGCCGGCCGTTCTTCTTCCTCGGCGCGCTGTTCGCGTCGATCGCGCTGTTCCTGATGCCGCACTCGTCGGCGCTGTGGATGGCCGTGGCCGTGCTGTGGATGCTCGATGGCGCGATTAATGTGTCGATGGAGCCGTTCCGCGCCTTCGTGGGCGACAAGCTGGGACCGTCGCAACAGACCGCCGGCTTTGCCATGCAGACCTTCTTCATCGGCTGGGGCGCGGTGATCGCCTCGCTGCTGCCCACCATTTTTGAAGACTACCTGGGCGTGTCCAACGTGGCGGTGGCCGGCGCCATTCCCGATACCGTGCGCTACTCGTTCTACGCCGGCGGCGCCATCTACATGAGCGCCGTGCTGTGGACCGTGCTGACCGCGCAGGAACTGCCGCCCGACGACATGGAAGCGTTCCGCGCCGAACAGCGCCGCAACAAGGGCCTCCTGCACGCAATCAAGGAAATCCTGGCCGGTTTTGGCGGCATGCCCAAGACCATGGTGCAACTGGCGGCCGTGCAGTTCTTCACCTGGATCGGCCTGTTTGCGATGTGGATTTATACCAACGTCGCCATCGGCAAAAACGTCTTCGGCACCACCGACGCGCAGTCGGCCGCGTTCCAGGCGGCGGGCAGCCACGTGGGCGTGATGTTTGCCGTGTACAGCGGCGTGGCCGCGCTGGCCGCGTTCGTGCTGCCGGTGCTGGCGCGCCACACCAGCCGCAAATTCACCCACACGCTGTGCCTGGCCATCGGCGGCATCAGCCTGATCAGCCTGTTCGCCGTGCACGATGTGCAACTGTCGTACCTGCCGATGGTGGGCGTGGGCATTGCCTGGGCCAGCATTCTGACCATGCCGTACGCGATCCTGGCCGGCGCGCTGCCACCCAAGCGCATGGGTTACTACATGGGCGTGTTCAATTTCTTCATCGTGATTCCGCAGATCGTCAGCGGCCTGCTGCTCGGCTTTGTGACCAAATACCTGTTCATGGGCGAGGCGGTCAAGACCCTGATGCTGGGCGGCGTGTGCATGCTGGTGGCGGCAATTTTGACACTGGCCGTGCAAGATAACGCAGCCCCTGAACGTTAA